In Salinigranum marinum, one DNA window encodes the following:
- the hisS gene encoding histidine--tRNA ligase, translating to MYDRLKGFRDFYPGEMAARREVLDTVGATAARYGFREVGTPALERTQMYVDKSGEEIVDELYTFTDKGGRDVALTPELTPTVARMVVARGQELSKPIKWVSTRPFWRYEQVQQGRFREFYQTNVDVFGSSEPDADAEILAFAADALTDLGLSADEFEFRVSHRDILGGLLESMGGDVDVREAIRAVDKSAKVERNEYYDLLHDAGLSYDQAREFDDLLSDQDLDALVEFAGTARVEEAVENLRAVLDATADLGVREFCTLSLETARGLDYYTGVVFECFDTTGSVSRAVFGGGRYDDLIESFGGQPTPAVGVALGDATLQLLCERADAWPAEELATDYYVLTVGDTRPVAARIARDLRSRGHVVETDLTDRGFGSQLSYADSINARTVVVVGEQDLANDEVTLKEMETGEQTTAPVDEFPGDHAAPTYDDFA from the coding sequence ATGTACGACCGACTGAAGGGGTTTCGGGACTTCTACCCCGGCGAGATGGCCGCCCGGCGGGAGGTCCTCGACACCGTCGGGGCCACGGCCGCGCGCTACGGCTTCCGCGAGGTGGGGACGCCGGCGCTGGAGCGGACGCAGATGTACGTCGACAAGAGCGGCGAGGAGATCGTCGACGAACTGTACACGTTCACGGACAAGGGCGGTCGGGACGTCGCCCTGACGCCGGAGCTCACCCCGACGGTGGCGCGGATGGTCGTCGCCCGCGGTCAGGAACTGTCGAAGCCGATCAAGTGGGTGTCGACGCGGCCCTTCTGGCGGTACGAACAGGTCCAGCAGGGACGGTTCCGCGAGTTCTACCAGACGAACGTCGACGTGTTCGGCTCCTCGGAACCCGACGCCGACGCCGAGATCCTCGCCTTCGCCGCCGACGCCCTGACCGACCTGGGACTCTCAGCCGACGAGTTCGAGTTCCGCGTCTCCCACCGCGACATCCTCGGCGGGCTGCTCGAATCCATGGGCGGTGACGTCGACGTCCGCGAGGCGATCCGCGCGGTCGACAAGAGCGCGAAGGTCGAGCGCAACGAGTACTACGACCTCCTGCACGACGCGGGCCTCTCGTACGACCAGGCCCGCGAGTTCGACGACCTCCTTTCCGACCAAGACCTCGACGCGCTCGTCGAGTTCGCCGGCACCGCCCGGGTCGAAGAGGCGGTCGAGAACCTCCGGGCCGTCCTCGACGCGACCGCGGACCTCGGCGTCCGCGAGTTCTGTACCCTCTCTTTGGAGACCGCCCGCGGGCTCGACTACTACACCGGCGTCGTCTTCGAGTGTTTCGACACGACGGGGTCGGTCTCGCGGGCCGTCTTCGGCGGCGGCCGCTACGACGACCTCATCGAGTCGTTCGGCGGTCAGCCGACGCCCGCGGTCGGCGTCGCCCTCGGCGACGCGACGCTCCAACTGCTGTGTGAGCGGGCCGACGCCTGGCCGGCCGAGGAGCTCGCGACGGACTACTACGTCCTCACGGTGGGCGACACCCGGCCCGTCGCCGCTCGGATCGCCCGCGACCTCCGGTCGCGCGGACACGTCGTCGAGACGGACCTCACCGACCGGGGCTTCGGCTCACAGCTGTCGTACGCCGACTCGATCAACGCCCGGACGGTCGTCGTCGTGGGCGAACAGGACCTCGCGAACGACGAAGTCACGCTGAAGGAGATGGAGACGGGCGAGCAGACGACCGCGCCGGTCGACGAGTTCCCGGGCGACCACGCGGCACCGACGTACGACGACTTCGCCTGA
- a CDS encoding universal stress protein codes for MYDTILLPTDGSAPSDAARDHAVGLAAAYDATLHAVYVIDDAALRAARIDSDVVLAGFETEGEQILDDVVAAASDVGVTCETAVLHGHTHEAITDYTDEHGVDLVVMGTHGRHGIQRFLLGSVTERVVRSSPVPVLTVRGEEADVEAEGSEPTDAAD; via the coding sequence ATGTACGACACGATACTCCTGCCGACGGACGGAAGCGCCCCGAGCGACGCGGCACGCGACCACGCGGTCGGGCTCGCGGCGGCGTACGACGCGACGCTCCACGCGGTGTACGTCATCGACGACGCGGCCCTCCGTGCGGCGCGGATCGACTCCGACGTCGTGCTCGCCGGGTTCGAGACGGAAGGGGAACAGATCCTCGACGACGTGGTGGCGGCGGCGTCGGATGTGGGGGTCACCTGCGAGACGGCCGTCCTCCACGGTCACACACACGAGGCCATCACCGACTACACCGACGAACACGGCGTCGACCTTGTCGTGATGGGGACCCACGGCCGTCACGGGATCCAGCGGTTCCTCCTCGGGAGCGTCACCGAGCGGGTCGTCCGGAGCAGTCCGGTTCCCGTCCTCACCGTTCGCGGCGAGGAGGCGGACGTCGAAGCCGAGGGCTCCGAACCCACGGACGCCGCCGACTAG
- the truA gene encoding tRNA pseudouridine(38-40) synthase TruA, with the protein MRAFRVAYDGRPFYGFQRQPTVPTVEDTLLNALVALGLAPDDGPPPEYAAAGRTDAGVSALAQTVGFRCPAWCSPGALNSELPGSVRAWASADVDDGFHATHDAARREYTYYLYAPDAAVGRAAAALATLCGDHDFANLTPDARGTVRDLRGSVVRDGDFLVVTLAAGGFARQLVRRVVSLVHLVGEGAPLATVERALVPAPLPGHEGIPPAPAEPLVLTAVDYPGLSFTVDADAAATARELFAERAVDGLVRARVAGRVRDGVGADGAPGDRGDR; encoded by the coding sequence CTGCGTGCCTTCCGCGTCGCCTACGACGGACGGCCCTTCTACGGCTTTCAGCGCCAGCCGACCGTCCCGACCGTCGAGGACACACTCTTGAACGCGCTCGTCGCGCTCGGGCTCGCCCCCGACGACGGCCCCCCGCCGGAGTACGCCGCGGCCGGCCGGACCGACGCCGGCGTCTCGGCGCTCGCCCAGACGGTCGGGTTCCGGTGTCCCGCGTGGTGCTCGCCGGGGGCGCTGAACAGCGAACTCCCCGGTTCGGTGCGCGCGTGGGCCAGCGCCGACGTGGACGACGGGTTCCACGCGACCCACGACGCCGCGCGCCGCGAGTACACCTACTACCTGTACGCGCCCGACGCCGCGGTCGGTCGCGCGGCGGCCGCGCTCGCGACGCTCTGTGGTGACCACGATTTCGCCAACCTCACGCCCGACGCGCGGGGCACCGTCCGCGACCTCCGTGGGTCGGTCGTCCGCGACGGCGACTTCCTCGTCGTCACGCTCGCCGCCGGGGGGTTCGCCCGCCAGCTCGTCCGGCGGGTCGTCTCGCTCGTCCACCTCGTGGGGGAGGGGGCGCCGCTGGCGACTGTCGAGCGCGCCCTCGTCCCGGCGCCGCTTCCGGGTCACGAGGGGATCCCGCCAGCGCCCGCCGAACCGCTCGTGCTCACTGCCGTCGACTATCCGGGGCTCTCGTTCACCGTCGACGCGGACGCGGCGGCGACCGCCCGCGAACTGTTCGCCGAGCGAGCCGTCGACGGGCTGGTTCGAGCGCGCGTGGCCGGCCGTGTCCGCGACGGCGTTGGCGCGGACGGCGCCCCCGGGGACCGCGGCGACCGATAG
- a CDS encoding M20 family metallopeptidase yields the protein MQERVTELTAELVTHRTTASEPAEIEACMDRVAAFFTEAGVPVERYRHDGVPSLVASFTESKEPEIMLHGHLDVVPAPGRLFTPRIDDGLLYGRGTADMKGGLAAMMHVLGDVAADGRTPSLAMMVVADEERGGRHGAQYLLDEVGYRPEFCITGEPNNLDGYMDIVTQQKGVVQVELTARGELAHAATPAEGENAIAKLLGAYPAIESVFADADDEWGATVNFGRIRGGEALNQVPDAATLELDIRYPDETDRDEVLTRLRRIPEIEVHSLGHGNPVNTDPADPHVRGLRGHAERVMGDVGLARKPHTSDLRHFARHGVPGVAFGPEGYGSHEQFEHLVLGSLEEYQRTLYEFVTGGPY from the coding sequence ATGCAGGAGCGAGTGACTGAGTTGACCGCCGAGCTCGTCACACACCGGACGACGGCGAGCGAACCCGCCGAGATCGAGGCGTGCATGGACCGGGTCGCGGCGTTCTTCACCGAGGCGGGCGTCCCCGTCGAGCGGTACCGACACGACGGCGTCCCGTCGCTCGTGGCGTCGTTCACCGAGTCGAAGGAGCCGGAGATCATGCTCCACGGACACCTCGACGTCGTCCCCGCGCCCGGCCGGCTGTTCACGCCCCGGATCGACGACGGACTCCTGTACGGCCGCGGGACCGCGGACATGAAGGGCGGGCTCGCGGCGATGATGCACGTGCTCGGCGACGTCGCGGCCGACGGTCGGACACCGTCGCTCGCGATGATGGTCGTCGCCGACGAGGAGCGCGGCGGCCGCCACGGCGCGCAGTACCTCCTCGACGAGGTGGGCTACCGTCCGGAGTTCTGTATCACCGGGGAGCCGAACAACCTCGACGGCTACATGGACATCGTCACACAGCAGAAAGGGGTCGTCCAGGTGGAGCTCACGGCGCGGGGGGAGCTGGCGCACGCGGCGACGCCCGCTGAGGGCGAGAACGCGATCGCGAAACTGCTCGGGGCGTATCCGGCGATCGAATCGGTCTTCGCCGACGCGGACGACGAGTGGGGCGCGACGGTGAACTTCGGGCGGATCCGCGGCGGCGAGGCGCTCAACCAGGTCCCCGACGCGGCGACGCTGGAACTCGACATCCGCTACCCCGACGAGACCGACCGCGACGAGGTCCTGACGCGGCTGCGCCGGATCCCGGAGATCGAGGTGCACAGCCTCGGCCACGGGAACCCGGTGAACACCGACCCGGCCGACCCGCACGTTCGGGGACTACGCGGGCACGCCGAACGGGTTATGGGGGATGTCGGCCTCGCACGGAAGCCCCACACGAGCGACCTGCGTCACTTCGCCCGCCACGGGGTTCCCGGCGTGGCGTTCGGCCCGGAGGGGTACGGCTCACACGAGCAGTTCGAGCATCTGGTGCTCGGAAGCCTCGAGGAGTACCAGCGGACGCTCTACGAGTTCGTCACGGGCGGGCCCTACTAG
- a CDS encoding GNAT family N-acetyltransferase, whose product MDGRRPPFALDLPDGYVVREAERADAAGVAGVYADAYPAGTEYPLVSERRVRRDLVDDASVRPFVVETDGELVAAAAIEYDSLDEGNAQICKLAVKRAHRGKGLGRVLLKHRLNVLATDESFSGLVYVAAVTAHPASQHNLVSRGFAPFSFHKNFQGGYFGPGNESEIIMLYTDSIEYAERSVYVPERYRHVVERTLAQVSLDLLGRRLVLTEDVAFPTLDVDCLRTGIEHNREFLWEVTASGTDAWVETEAELTAAIRRDDTHLMVPIDANTPALASLYDALEADGFSPAGFIPDWLTRDGEKRDAFVFQHPPHDEPTRIDVVADVKALIEVLGIDYRVLESHDRYWTLEI is encoded by the coding sequence ATGGATGGGCGGCGGCCGCCGTTCGCTCTCGACCTCCCGGACGGGTACGTCGTCCGCGAGGCCGAGAGGGCGGACGCGGCGGGGGTGGCGGGCGTGTACGCCGACGCCTACCCGGCGGGCACGGAGTACCCACTGGTGTCGGAGCGTCGGGTTCGGCGGGACCTCGTCGACGATGCGAGCGTCCGGCCGTTCGTCGTCGAGACCGACGGCGAACTGGTCGCCGCGGCCGCCATCGAGTACGACTCGCTCGACGAGGGGAACGCGCAGATCTGCAAACTGGCGGTCAAGCGGGCACACCGCGGCAAGGGGCTCGGGCGCGTCCTGTTGAAACACCGGCTGAACGTGCTGGCCACCGACGAGTCGTTCTCGGGACTGGTGTACGTGGCCGCCGTCACCGCCCATCCGGCCTCACAGCACAACCTGGTCTCTCGGGGGTTCGCGCCGTTTTCGTTCCACAAGAACTTCCAGGGCGGCTACTTCGGTCCGGGGAACGAGAGCGAGATCATCATGCTCTACACCGACAGCATCGAGTACGCCGAGCGCTCGGTGTACGTCCCCGAGCGCTACCGGCACGTCGTCGAACGGACGCTGGCACAGGTGTCGCTCGACCTGCTCGGCCGGCGGCTCGTGCTGACCGAGGACGTGGCGTTCCCGACGCTCGACGTCGACTGCCTGCGGACGGGGATCGAGCACAACCGCGAGTTCCTCTGGGAGGTGACGGCGTCGGGCACCGACGCGTGGGTGGAGACCGAGGCCGAACTCACGGCCGCGATCCGGCGCGACGACACCCACCTGATGGTACCGATCGACGCGAACACGCCCGCGCTGGCGTCGCTGTACGACGCGCTGGAGGCTGACGGCTTCTCCCCGGCCGGCTTCATCCCCGACTGGCTGACGCGCGACGGCGAGAAGCGCGACGCGTTCGTCTTCCAGCACCCCCCGCACGACGAACCGACCCGGATCGACGTCGTCGCCGACGTGAAGGCGCTCATCGAGGTACTGGGAATCGACTACCGCGTCCTCGAGAGTCACGACCGGTACTGGACGCTGGAGATCTAG
- a CDS encoding DUF5806 family protein gives MGDDPAATNGEETDAEAGFHGNEGHGEPSRDGVEATADTTGSDHGTDTTTVDDPTDGAGDADGVDDPTDGAGDADGVDDPTGGAGDADGVDDPTGGAGDADGVDDPTGGAGDADGVDAPSDADRPPEDVRKYERFKKVDGAQYDRVNDFLRERTYITAREWAIARLCADFRTETGVEMTKIGDNLPYLVPFMTDTYSPQAVNQARHAFREKVRKSGATFLYGAMCGFFTAEELDELMYEVSEIAKFLLEVEGVDLAVAEELDAEERISSVMREVREASSELRAEDLAEASDD, from the coding sequence ATGGGAGACGACCCCGCCGCGACGAACGGCGAGGAGACGGACGCCGAGGCCGGATTCCACGGGAACGAGGGGCACGGAGAGCCGAGCCGTGACGGCGTGGAGGCAACCGCCGACACGACCGGGTCCGACCACGGCACCGACACGACCACCGTGGACGACCCGACCGATGGTGCAGGCGACGCGGACGGCGTGGACGACCCGACCGACGGTGCAGGCGACGCGGACGGCGTGGACGACCCGACCGGCGGTGCAGGCGACGCGGACGGCGTGGACGACCCGACCGGCGGTGCAGGCGACGCGGACGGCGTGGACGACCCGACCGGCGGTGCAGGCGACGCGGACGGCGTGGACGCACCGTCCGACGCCGACCGGCCGCCCGAAGACGTCCGCAAGTACGAACGGTTCAAGAAGGTCGACGGCGCGCAGTACGACCGCGTCAACGACTTCCTCCGCGAGCGGACGTACATCACCGCCCGCGAGTGGGCCATCGCCCGCCTCTGTGCCGACTTCCGAACCGAAACGGGAGTGGAGATGACGAAGATCGGCGACAACCTCCCGTATCTCGTTCCCTTCATGACCGACACGTACTCGCCGCAGGCGGTCAACCAGGCCCGCCACGCCTTCCGTGAGAAGGTCCGCAAGTCCGGAGCGACGTTCCTCTACGGCGCGATGTGCGGCTTCTTCACCGCCGAAGAACTCGACGAACTGATGTACGAGGTGTCGGAGATCGCGAAGTTCCTCCTCGAGGTCGAGGGCGTCGACCTCGCCGTCGCCGAGGAACTCGACGCCGAGGAGCGCATCTCCAGCGTGATGCGGGAGGTCCGCGAGGCGAGTTCCGAACTCCGCGCGGAGGACCTCGCCGAGGCGTCGGACGACTAG
- a CDS encoding zinc ribbon domain-containing protein produces MSHGDRDDPRCPACGEPIGMTAAYCMYCSVDLTDEKERADANDDGFWDDASPAGDTPSTDGLRSAANTATDDGGLLAPDGVVDNTLTAVVGLVGGLVVGFVATTVVLVLTSSSWGVWVGIVAWLAATAHLARRRTVRDAVTRTAYAVSFVLLLVPFVAFGPSSETTELGTRIVVFAAMLAGLAVPAAIAAGFGFAVSRLRLGSEAE; encoded by the coding sequence GTGAGCCACGGAGACAGGGACGACCCACGCTGTCCGGCGTGCGGCGAGCCGATCGGGATGACGGCCGCGTACTGCATGTACTGCTCGGTGGATCTCACGGACGAAAAGGAGCGTGCGGACGCGAACGACGACGGGTTCTGGGACGACGCCAGTCCCGCCGGGGACACGCCGTCGACGGACGGCCTTCGATCGGCAGCCAACACCGCGACCGACGACGGTGGCCTGCTCGCCCCAGACGGCGTCGTCGACAACACCCTGACGGCGGTGGTCGGTCTCGTCGGCGGACTCGTCGTCGGGTTCGTCGCGACGACCGTCGTCCTGGTCCTGACCAGCAGTAGTTGGGGGGTCTGGGTCGGGATCGTGGCGTGGCTGGCCGCGACGGCGCATCTCGCTCGCCGGCGCACCGTCCGTGACGCCGTCACCCGGACCGCCTACGCCGTCTCGTTCGTGTTGCTTCTCGTCCCGTTCGTCGCGTTCGGCCCGTCGAGCGAGACGACCGAACTGGGCACCCGGATCGTGGTGTTCGCGGCGATGCTCGCTGGGCTCGCCGTCCCGGCGGCGATCGCAGCCGGCTTCGGCTTCGCCGTCTCGCGGCTCCGGCTCGGTTCCGAAGCGGAGTGA
- a CDS encoding DUF7529 family protein, whose translation MDEPGAADVGGGDDHPLAGTVDRWEAVIDDMEATAADYREAGWTAVELHPGDVTPLPPARGGDALDDDRVGLDVLVPDNEFETVETQADGTAFDSYDAYRAQVGSVVFAVAAIESTAAELVVLVPLYYRAADASQMARRALDRGRLDLFVRPLADDRRVVFSQTEPQLLLPETAGE comes from the coding sequence ATGGACGAACCTGGCGCGGCGGACGTGGGTGGCGGCGACGACCACCCGCTCGCCGGCACCGTCGACCGCTGGGAGGCGGTCATCGACGACATGGAGGCGACGGCGGCCGACTACCGCGAGGCCGGCTGGACGGCCGTCGAACTCCATCCCGGCGACGTGACGCCACTCCCTCCCGCTCGCGGCGGCGACGCGCTCGACGACGACCGTGTGGGTCTCGACGTGCTGGTCCCGGACAACGAGTTCGAGACGGTCGAAACCCAGGCGGACGGAACGGCGTTCGACAGCTACGACGCCTACCGGGCGCAGGTCGGGAGCGTCGTCTTCGCCGTCGCGGCGATCGAGTCGACGGCGGCCGAGCTGGTGGTGCTCGTTCCCCTCTACTACCGGGCCGCCGACGCGAGCCAGATGGCGCGCCGCGCGCTCGACCGCGGCCGGCTCGACCTGTTCGTCCGGCCGCTCGCCGACGACCGTCGGGTGGTGTTCAGTCAGACCGAACCGCAGCTCCTCCTGCCGGAGACAGCCGGGGAGTGA
- a CDS encoding ABC transporter ATP-binding protein, which yields MPPVLSLSDLQTQFSTERGQVKAVDGVSLDIDEGETVGLVGESGSGKSVTALSAMGLVDDPGRVVGGEVTLRSSALADTFRDSYSNPTFVDGDRIDLTTAPEEALRSVRGGEMSMIFQDPMTSLNPALTVGEQVAESLRLHQYGGRKKDTWLNAVREILPKLGSDLDDEIVDRTIEVLSEVGIPEPTSRIDEYPHEFSGGMRQRVLIAIALACRPNILVADEPTTALDVTIQAQILDLINDLQAELGMSVLFITHDLGVVAETCDRVAVMYAGEIVEEGPVEEIFANPSHPYTYALLQSVPTEDRDRLTPIEGNVPDLIDMPDGCHFAPRCPWATETCRNGEIPNLQHGPDDVDHRAKCVLESFDEGEYGTAGDLGSERTRQVGEPMLEVDGLKKYFSRAEGLLDEFLGFDRKSVKAVDGVDLTVYEGETLGLVGESGCGKSTTGRTILRLLDATEGRVLFAGEDLTSLSKADLRERRRDLQMIFQDPMSSLDPRMTVEKIVAEPLVVHDLGDDSEGSRRSQRRRRVTELLEAVGLDPDQRDRYPHELSGGQRQRVGIARALAVDPDFIVCDEPVSALDVSVQAQILNLLEDLQEEFGLTFLFIAHDLSVVRHICDRIAVMYLGEVVETAPTGDLFAEPKHPYTRALLSAIPVPDPTAETDRVILEGDVPSPIDPPSGCHFRTRCPEIIPPDDVEIEQAAYRDVMTLRERVADEAIDVDAIRDEVAERDATDEALVDLLRERYVDAPLAGENRRVVDTALEAVVAGEFETAGDRLRARFESVCERRSPALGDADHPAACHLYADDGTAERTDEGTEPLPTSNAE from the coding sequence ATGCCCCCCGTGCTCTCACTGTCCGACCTACAGACGCAGTTCTCGACGGAACGGGGCCAGGTCAAGGCAGTCGACGGCGTCTCACTCGACATCGACGAAGGCGAAACCGTGGGACTCGTCGGCGAGTCAGGCAGCGGCAAGAGCGTGACTGCGCTGTCGGCGATGGGACTCGTCGACGACCCCGGCCGGGTCGTCGGCGGCGAGGTGACCCTTCGCTCGTCGGCGCTCGCCGACACGTTCCGCGACAGCTACTCGAACCCGACGTTCGTCGACGGCGACCGCATCGACCTCACCACCGCCCCCGAAGAGGCGCTTCGGTCGGTCCGCGGGGGGGAGATGAGCATGATCTTCCAGGACCCGATGACCTCGCTCAACCCGGCGCTCACCGTCGGCGAGCAGGTCGCCGAGTCGCTCCGTCTCCACCAGTACGGCGGCCGGAAGAAGGACACCTGGCTCAACGCCGTCCGCGAGATCCTCCCCAAACTCGGGTCGGACCTCGACGACGAGATCGTCGACCGCACGATCGAGGTGCTCTCCGAAGTGGGGATCCCCGAACCCACCTCCCGGATCGACGAGTATCCCCACGAGTTCTCCGGGGGGATGCGACAGCGCGTCCTCATCGCCATCGCCCTCGCCTGCCGACCGAACATCCTCGTCGCCGACGAACCGACGACGGCACTCGACGTCACTATCCAGGCGCAGATCCTCGACCTCATCAACGATCTCCAGGCGGAGCTGGGGATGTCGGTCCTCTTCATCACGCACGACCTCGGGGTCGTCGCCGAGACGTGTGACAGAGTAGCCGTGATGTACGCCGGCGAGATCGTCGAGGAAGGCCCCGTCGAGGAGATCTTCGCCAACCCGTCTCACCCCTACACGTACGCCCTCCTGCAGTCGGTCCCGACCGAGGACCGCGATCGGCTCACTCCCATCGAGGGGAACGTGCCCGACCTCATCGACATGCCCGATGGCTGCCACTTCGCACCGCGCTGTCCGTGGGCCACGGAGACGTGCCGGAACGGGGAGATCCCGAACCTCCAGCACGGACCCGACGACGTCGACCACCGGGCGAAGTGCGTCCTGGAGTCGTTCGACGAGGGCGAGTACGGCACCGCGGGCGATCTCGGCTCCGAGCGGACCCGACAGGTGGGCGAGCCGATGCTCGAAGTCGACGGGCTGAAGAAATACTTCTCGCGGGCGGAGGGGCTCCTCGACGAGTTCCTTGGGTTCGATCGCAAGAGCGTCAAGGCCGTCGACGGCGTCGACCTCACCGTCTACGAGGGGGAGACGCTGGGACTCGTCGGCGAGTCCGGCTGTGGGAAGTCGACGACCGGACGGACGATCCTCCGGCTCCTCGACGCCACCGAGGGCCGGGTGCTGTTCGCGGGTGAGGACCTGACCTCCCTGTCGAAGGCGGACCTCCGCGAGCGGCGGCGGGACCTCCAGATGATCTTCCAGGACCCCATGTCATCGCTCGACCCGCGGATGACCGTCGAGAAGATCGTCGCCGAACCCCTCGTCGTTCACGACCTGGGCGACGACTCCGAGGGCTCTCGGCGGAGCCAGCGCCGCCGTCGCGTCACCGAACTGCTCGAAGCTGTGGGTCTCGACCCCGACCAGCGCGACCGCTACCCGCACGAACTCTCCGGCGGCCAGCGACAGCGCGTCGGGATCGCTCGCGCGCTCGCCGTCGATCCGGACTTCATCGTCTGCGACGAACCCGTCTCCGCGCTCGACGTGAGCGTCCAGGCGCAGATCCTCAACCTCCTCGAGGACCTCCAGGAGGAGTTCGGCCTCACGTTTCTCTTCATCGCCCACGATCTCTCGGTCGTCCGGCACATCTGCGACCGCATCGCGGTGATGTATCTCGGCGAAGTGGTCGAGACGGCCCCGACCGGCGACCTGTTCGCGGAGCCGAAACACCCCTACACGCGGGCGCTCCTCTCAGCAATCCCCGTCCCCGACCCGACCGCCGAGACCGACCGCGTCATCCTCGAAGGCGACGTCCCCTCGCCCATCGATCCGCCGTCGGGCTGTCACTTCCGGACCCGCTGTCCCGAGATCATCCCGCCCGACGACGTCGAGATCGAACAGGCGGCGTACCGCGACGTGATGACGCTCCGCGAGCGCGTCGCCGACGAGGCGATCGACGTCGACGCGATCCGCGACGAGGTGGCCGAGCGGGATGCGACGGACGAGGCGCTCGTCGACCTCCTCCGCGAGCGGTACGTCGACGCACCCCTCGCCGGGGAGAACCGCCGGGTCGTCGACACGGCGCTCGAAGCGGTCGTCGCGGGGGAGTTCGAGACCGCCGGCGACCGACTCCGTGCCCGGTTCGAGAGCGTCTGTGAACGCCGTTCGCCCGCGCTCGGCGACGCCGACCACCCCGCCGCGTGTCACCTCTACGCCGACGACGGGACGGCCGAGCGGACGGATGAGGGAACCGAACCGCTCCCGACGTCGAACGCCGAGTAG